One window of Quercus robur chromosome 5, dhQueRobu3.1, whole genome shotgun sequence genomic DNA carries:
- the LOC126725470 gene encoding 60S ribosomal protein L37-3, producing MGKGTGSFGKRRNKTHTLCVRCGRRSFHLQKSRCSACAYPAARKRTYNWSVKAIRRKTTGTGRMRYLRHVPRRFKSGFREGTQAAPRKKGAAATA from the exons ATG GGTAAGGGAACAGGGAGTTTCGGTAAGAGGAGGAACAAGACCCACACACTGTGTGTGAGGTGTGGCCGCCGCAGTTTCCATCTTCAGAAGAGTCGCTGCTCTGCCTGTGCCTACCCTGCTGCCCGCAAGAGGACTT ATAACTGGAGTGTGAAGGCAATCAGAAGAAAGACCACCGGAACTGGAAGGATGAGGTATCTCCGCCACGTTCCTCGCAGATTCAAGAGTGGCTTCAGAGAGG GTACTCAAGCTGCACCAAGGAAGAAGGGAGCAGCTGCTACTGCTTAA
- the LOC126725469 gene encoding uncharacterized protein LOC126725469, whose translation MSTQQRQHVNIRDLAEEAKKRVVVLIICVVGLSYLMSLTSSSVWINLPAAASLIIGLRYLSLDFDMRRKAAAYNSKPSSNTPHKKPPERPKIVEKSEWRRKVNSPVVEDAIDHFTRHLVSEWITDLWYSRLTPDKEGPEELLNIMNGALGEISGRMRNINLIDLLTRDLVNLTCTHLELFRANQAKIERQHSGPLTIEERDVHLRRILANEDKLHPALFSAEAEHKVLQHLMDGLIPLTFKPEDLQCLFFRYIGRELLASAVMRPVLNLASPKFINERIEVLVLKMTKANKGVSTAQGASQSKPEESSRIPSDHFSRFLDPTVTGVELVQLKTNQSRTAANTSVTDHVNGNLSKDPLLSVDPRSTRSWNSLPFNSQTSEETGIQSQRPGGEWGDMLDLISRRKTQALAPEHFENMWAKGRNYKKKEGENRVIEQVPQNSSPGKSVKVDHSKAISKPKENTVTKNNHFESSTVHSECTDQLSAENSFHPTNRNVSNRSSFASYEEDDEHNLTPLEVDSGSSTSYTSEDDEINNVTGLGSPGTKVWDGRSKRNQAISHIHHPLENFEGRTAKKTSKGHVNYRRLVKPPSGRKRSRSSSQKTPIWQEVERSSFLSGDGQDILNSAKEHANVEDSSEESEIENLGRIHSGAAASSSASFFSIPESHNSAVKSLQNSLAVNSFFKLRCEVLGANIVKSGSKQFAVYSVSVTDVNNNSWSIKRRFRHFEELHRRLKEFPEYDLHLPPKHFLSTGLDVPVIQERCKLLDKYLKNLMQLPTISGSIEVWDFLSVDSQTYLFSNSFSVIETLSVDLEDKPSGKAKMIPNFLGPVTDHLSLRREHLSTESKESAFQIKNNFVADGLRSNEKDSRTQNCTASLANLGNTARGRDGDSLEEASESHLDAATDPTLPTEWVPPNLSVPILDLVDVILQVHDGGWIRRKAFWVAKQILQLGMGDAFDDWLIEKIQLLRKGSVIASGIRRVEQILWPDGIFISKHPKRRPPPSTNPSQNSPHGQPPTGVASPKISYEQQQEAIRRAKFVYELMIDNAPATIVGLVGRREYEQCAKDLYFFIQSSVCLKLLAFDLLELVVLSAFPELDYVFKQFEEEKHKFGEFKEN comes from the exons ATGAGCACGCAGCAGAGGCAACATGTGAATATTCGTGACCTCGCCGAGGAAGCCAAGAAGCGAGTTGTTGTTCTCATCATATGCGTGGTCGGATTGTCCTACCTCATGTCGT TGACAAGCTCCTCAGTATGGATCAACTTGCCTGCTGCTGCCTCCTTAATCATCGGCCTTCGTTATTTATCTTTAGATTTTGACATGCGGAGAAAAGCTGCAGCATACAACAGCAAACCATCCTCTAATACTCCTCATAAGAAACCTCCTGAACGTCCTAAAATTGTTGAAAAGTCTGAGTGGAGAAGGAAAGTGAATTCTCCTGTTGTTGAGGATGCAATAGATCACTTTACAAGACATCTAGTTTCTGAGTGGATTACAGATCTCTGGTACTCTCGCTTGACACCTGATAAAGAAGGTCCGGAGGAACTGCTGAACATCATGAATGGTGCTCTTGGGGAAATTTCAGGGCGCATgagaaatataaatttaattgatCTTCTGACAAG GGATCTTGTTAATCTAACTTGCACCCACTTGGAGCTTTTTCGAGCCAATCAAGCAAAGATTGAAAGACAACATTCAGGACCACTAACAATTGAGGAACGAGATGTGCATCTAAGACGTATCCTGGCTAACGAGGACAAATTGCACCCTGCTCTATTTTCAGCTGAAGCTGAGCACAAG GTTTTGCAGCATCTAATGGATGGTCTTATTCCTTTGACATTCAAGCCTGAAGATCTGCAGTGCCTTTTCTTTCGTTATATAGGCAGGGAACTTCTTGCTTCTGCAGTAATGCGACCTGTCCTCAACCTTGCTAGTCCAAA atttattaatgaaagaattgaagtctTAGtccttaaaatgaccaaagcTAATAAAGGGGTTTCCACGGCACAAGGGGCATCTCAATCCAAGCCAGAAGAGTCTTCAAGGATTCCATCTGATCATTTTTCTAGGTTCTTAGATCCTACTGTTACTGGTGTTGAACTTGTGCAGTTAAAAACCAATCAGTCTAGAACTGCTGCCAATACATCTGTAACAGATCATGTGAATGGAAATCTTTCCAAAGATCCACTGCTTTCTGTTGATCCTCGATCAACCCGTTCATGGAACTCATTGCCCTTCAACTCCCAAACTAGTGAAGAAACAGGCATTCAAAGCCAGCGCCCAGGAGGAGAATGGGGTGACATGTTAGATCTGATTTCTCGCAGAAAGACTCAAGCCCTTGCTCCAGAACATTTTGAGAACATGTGGGCAAAAGGGAGAAACTACAAAAAGAAGGAAGGTGAAAATCGGGTAATTGAGCAAGTACCACAGAATTCTTCACCTGGAAAGTCAGTTAAAGTGGATCATTCAAAGGCAATATCCAAGCCCAaagaaaacactgtaacaaagaATAATCACTTTGAGAGTAGTACTGTTCACTCTGAATGTACTGATCAACTTTCTGCTGAGAACTCATTCCACCCTACAAATCGGAACGTATCAAATCGCTCTTCATTTGCTTCatatgaagaagatgatgagcACAACCTCACACCTTTGGAGGTTGACTCAGGGAGCAGCACTTCTTATACTTCTGAAGATGATGAAATTAACAATGTAACTGGCCTTGGTTCTCCAGGTACTAAAGTTTGGGATGGTAGAAGTAAAAGAAATCAGGCTATTTCTCACATTCATCATccacttgaaaattttgaaggcCGTACTGCAAAGAAGACCAGTAAAGGACATGTTAACTATCGAAGGTTAGTCAAACCCCCATCTGGCCGTAAAAGATCTAGATCAAGCAGTCAGAAGACACCAATTTGGCAGGAGGTTGAGAGATCAAGCTTCTTGTCTGGTGACGGACAGGATATACTTAATTCTGCAAAAGAACATGCGAATGTTGAGGACTCCAGTGAGGAATCTGAGATTGAAAATTTGGGTAGAATTCACAGTGGAGCAGCTGCTTCTTCATCTGCGTCCTTCTTTTCTATACCAGAGAGTCATAATTCGGCTGTTAAATCCCTGCAAAATTCATTGGCGGTgaattcattttttaagttgAGATGTGAG GTATTGGGTGCAAATATTGTGAAGAGTGGCTCAAAACAATTTGCTGTTTATTCAGTATCTGTTACAGATGTAAATAACAATAGTTGGTCAATCAAAAGAAG gtTTCGTCACTTTGAGGAGCTACATCGGCGTCTAAAAGAGTTTCCAGAGTATGATCTTCATTTGCCACCGAAGCATTTTCTATCAACAGGTTTAGATGTACCTGTCATTCAAGAACGGTGTAAATTGCTTGACAAATATTTAAAG AACCTTATGCAGCTTCCAACAATTTCTGGCTCAATTGAAGTTTGGGACTTTCTCAGTGTTGACTCTCAg ACTTATCTATTCTCGAATTCCTTTTCCGTCATCGAAACTTTGTCAG TTGACCTTGAGGATAAGCCATCTGGAAAGGCTAAAATGATTCCAAATTTTCTTGGGCCTGTAACCGATCACTTATCTTTGAGGAGAGAACATTTGAGCACTGAAAGCAAGGAGTCTGCATTTCAAATTAAGAATAATTTTGTGGCTGATGGGTTAAGATCAAACGAAAAAG ATTCTAGGACGCAAAACTGTACAGCTTCCCTTGCGAACTTGGGGAACACTGCAAGAGGAAGAGATGGTGATAGTTTGGAAGAGGCATCTGAGTCGCATCTTGATGCTGCTACTGATCCTACGCTTCCTACAGAG TGGGTACCACCAAATTTGAGTGTCCCCATATTAGATTTGGTAGACGTCATCCTCCAGGTCCATGATGGTGGATGGATCAg ACGGAAGGCTTTTTGGGTGGCCAAACAGATATTACAACTAGGAATGGGTGATGCCTTTGATGATTGGTTAATAGAGAAAATCCAGCTTCTGCGTAAGGGATCAGTGATTGCTTCAGGGATCAGGCGGGTTGAGCAG ataCTTTGGCCTGATGGAATATTTATAAGCAAGCATCCGAAGCGACGACCACCACCATCTACGAACCCATCACAGAATTCACCCCATGGCCAACCACCTACAGGGGTAGCTTCACCTAAAATCAGTTATGAGCAACAGCAGGAGGCAATTCGGCGTGCAAAATTTGTATATGAGCTAATGATTG atAATGCACCAGCTACCATCGTAGGCCTCGTAGGCCGTAGAGAGTATGAACAATGTGCAAAAgatctttatttctttattcag TCATCTGTATGTTTGAAGCTCCTGGCTTTTGACCTTCTTGAGCTGGTGGTTTTGTCAGCATTTCCAGAGCTAGATTATGTGTTTAAGcagtttgaagaagaaaagcaTAAATTTGGCGAATTTAAGGAAAATTAG